One genomic segment of Hymenobacter psoromatis includes these proteins:
- a CDS encoding TMEM175 family protein: MQKTRLEAFSDGVLAIIITIMVLEIKVPHGADFAALRPLLPVALSYVLSFVYVGIYWNNHHHLLGSAKQITGGVLWANLHLLFWLSLTPFATGWMGENHFAPATLAVYGGVLLGSSIAYFMLQNRLIAVNGGPDSPLAHAVGRDWKGKLSPVLYVVGIASSFVLPWLAGAAYVAVALAWLVPDRRMERTLETPHP; this comes from the coding sequence ATGCAAAAAACCCGCCTCGAAGCTTTTAGCGACGGCGTGCTCGCCATCATTATCACCATTATGGTGCTGGAAATAAAGGTGCCGCACGGCGCGGATTTCGCGGCGTTGCGGCCGCTGCTACCCGTGGCGCTGAGCTACGTGCTGAGCTTTGTGTACGTGGGCATTTATTGGAATAATCATCATCATTTGCTGGGCAGTGCTAAGCAGATAACCGGCGGGGTGCTGTGGGCCAATCTGCATTTGTTATTCTGGCTGTCGCTCACGCCGTTTGCCACCGGCTGGATGGGCGAAAACCACTTTGCGCCAGCTACGCTGGCCGTGTACGGGGGCGTGCTACTGGGCTCCTCCATCGCTTATTTTATGCTGCAAAACCGGCTGATTGCCGTTAATGGCGGCCCCGACTCGCCGCTGGCCCACGCCGTGGGGCGCGACTGGAAGGGCAAGTTATCCCCAGTACTTTACGTGGTGGGTATCGCCAGCAGTTTCGTGCTACCTTGGCTGGCGGGCGCGGCCTACGTGGCCGTAGCCCTCGCGTGGCTGGTACCCGACCGGCGCATGGAGCGCACGCTGGAAACTCCGCATCCTTAG
- the katG gene encoding catalase/peroxidase HPI, with product MNDLSAAKCPFLGGKMEQAAGGGTRNRDWWPNQLRLNILRQHSGLSNPMGEDFNYTEEFQKLDLNAVKQDLFELMTTSQDWWPADYGHYGPFFIRMAWHSAGTYRITDGRGGAGSGMQRFAPLNSWPDNANLDKARLLLWPVKQKYGPQISWADLMILAGNCALESMGLQPFGFSGGRADVWEPLDEIYWGSEKEWLGDKRYTGDRQLENPLAAVQMGLIYVNPEGPNGNPNPLGSARDIRETFGRMAMNDEETVALIAGGHTFGKTHGAADPAQYIAHEPAAAGIAEQGKGWKNTYGTGNAGDTITSGLEGAWTATPAKWSNGYFNNLFGFEWELTTSPAGAKQWKPKGDAGAGMIPDAHDPNKSHQPFMLTSDIAMREDPIYEKISRRFHENPEEFADAFSRAWFKLTHRDMGPLSRYVGPEVPTEVLIWQDPLPAADYAPIDEQDINTLKDRLLACGLTGAQLIRTAWASASTFRGSDKRGGANGARIRLAPQKYWEANNPAELAKVLDTLEGIQKEFNAAQTGGKRVSLADLIVLGGNVGIEQAAREAGHEVQVPFSPGRTDATHEQTDVQSFEALEPHADGFRNYLAAKHEAAPEAMLIDRAQLLTLTAPEMTVLVGGLRVLDTNFDHSSYGVFTDRPGVLSNDYFVNLLDMGTTWQATSEADQLFEGRDRKTNLVKWTGTRVDLIFGSNSELRAIAEVYGTNKAEPKFVRDFVAAWAKVMDLDRFDLVKN from the coding sequence ATGAACGACCTGTCGGCGGCCAAGTGCCCTTTCCTAGGTGGCAAGATGGAGCAAGCCGCCGGCGGCGGCACCCGCAACCGCGACTGGTGGCCCAACCAGCTGCGGCTCAACATCCTGCGTCAACACTCCGGCCTGTCGAACCCGATGGGCGAGGATTTCAACTATACCGAAGAATTCCAGAAGCTCGACTTGAACGCCGTCAAGCAGGACCTGTTTGAGTTAATGACGACCTCGCAGGACTGGTGGCCAGCCGACTATGGCCATTACGGTCCGTTCTTCATCCGCATGGCCTGGCACAGCGCCGGCACCTACCGTATTACCGACGGGCGCGGCGGCGCGGGCTCCGGGATGCAGCGCTTTGCACCGCTCAATAGCTGGCCCGATAACGCTAACCTAGACAAAGCCCGCTTGTTGCTGTGGCCCGTGAAGCAGAAATACGGCCCGCAGATTTCCTGGGCTGACCTCATGATATTGGCCGGCAACTGCGCGCTGGAATCGATGGGCCTGCAGCCGTTCGGCTTTTCGGGCGGCCGCGCCGACGTGTGGGAGCCGCTGGATGAAATCTACTGGGGCTCGGAAAAAGAGTGGCTCGGCGACAAGCGCTACACCGGCGACCGCCAGCTGGAAAACCCGCTGGCGGCCGTGCAGATGGGCTTGATTTACGTGAACCCGGAAGGTCCCAACGGTAACCCCAACCCGCTGGGCTCGGCCCGCGACATCCGCGAAACCTTCGGCCGCATGGCCATGAACGACGAAGAAACCGTGGCCCTAATTGCTGGCGGCCACACCTTCGGCAAAACCCACGGCGCGGCCGACCCCGCCCAGTACATTGCGCATGAGCCGGCCGCGGCGGGCATCGCTGAGCAAGGCAAGGGCTGGAAAAACACCTACGGCACCGGCAACGCCGGCGATACCATTACCAGCGGCCTTGAAGGGGCCTGGACCGCCACGCCCGCCAAGTGGAGCAACGGCTACTTCAATAACCTGTTTGGTTTTGAGTGGGAGTTGACCACGAGCCCGGCCGGGGCCAAGCAGTGGAAGCCCAAGGGTGATGCCGGCGCGGGTATGATTCCCGATGCCCACGACCCCAATAAGTCGCACCAGCCGTTTATGCTGACCTCGGACATCGCCATGCGCGAGGACCCGATTTACGAGAAAATCTCGCGGCGCTTCCACGAGAATCCCGAAGAGTTTGCCGACGCTTTCAGCCGCGCCTGGTTTAAGCTCACCCACCGCGACATGGGTCCCCTTTCGCGCTACGTAGGCCCCGAGGTGCCGACCGAAGTACTTATTTGGCAAGACCCACTACCGGCTGCCGATTACGCACCGATTGATGAGCAGGATATCAACACGTTGAAAGACCGGCTTTTGGCCTGCGGCCTAACCGGCGCGCAGCTCATCCGCACGGCCTGGGCTTCGGCTTCTACGTTCCGCGGCTCTGACAAGCGAGGCGGCGCTAATGGTGCGCGCATCCGGCTGGCTCCGCAGAAGTACTGGGAAGCCAACAACCCGGCTGAGCTGGCCAAGGTGCTCGACACGCTCGAAGGCATCCAGAAGGAGTTTAACGCCGCGCAAACGGGCGGCAAGCGCGTGTCGCTGGCCGACCTTATCGTGCTGGGCGGCAACGTCGGCATCGAGCAGGCGGCCCGCGAAGCCGGCCACGAGGTGCAGGTGCCCTTCAGCCCCGGCCGCACCGATGCCACGCACGAGCAGACCGATGTGCAGTCGTTTGAGGCCCTGGAGCCGCACGCCGATGGCTTCCGCAACTACTTGGCGGCCAAGCATGAGGCGGCCCCCGAGGCCATGCTCATCGACCGCGCGCAGCTTCTGACCCTCACCGCCCCCGAAATGACGGTGCTGGTGGGCGGCCTACGGGTGCTCGATACCAACTTCGACCACTCCAGCTACGGCGTGTTTACCGACCGGCCGGGCGTACTTAGCAACGACTACTTTGTGAACCTGCTCGACATGGGCACCACCTGGCAGGCCACCTCCGAGGCCGACCAGCTCTTCGAGGGCCGTGACCGCAAAACCAACTTGGTGAAGTGGACCGGCACCCGCGTGGACCTGATTTTCGGCTCGAACTCGGAGCTGCGCGCCATTGCTGAAGTGTACGGCACGAATAAGGCCGAGCCGAAGTTCGTGCGGGATTTCGTGGCCGCCTGGGCCAAGGTGATGGACCTGGACCGGTTCGATTTAGTGAAAAACTAG
- a CDS encoding TonB-dependent receptor, translating to MLKTFCITGRWLLLLLLFWGPAAAQTHITLSGTVRDAATGESLTGATVRVRELPGVGTGANAYGFYSLTVPAGAYTLEASFVGYATQTRALTGAGSQRLDFRLKPGGSELGEVVVTGRSAEANISKAQSGVETLDMKQIAKVPVLFGEKDIIKTLTLLPGIKTAGEGSSGFSVRGGAVDQNLILLDEAPVYNASHLLGFFSTFNSDAVKDVTVYKGGMPAQYGGRLSSVVDVRMKDGNNQALHGSGGIGLIASRLALEGPISKGKGSFIVTGRRTYADVFLKLSHNETTRNSSLYFYDLNAKANYTLDERNRLYLSVYLGRDALGLANTFGQYYGNRTATLRLNHLFSNRVFSNTSLIYSKYDYEIDILANALNFQILSKIQDLNLKQDFEFTPSTTQTLRFGAQAIYHTITPGYVVANDGSGVNGTADRTNYSLESAAYVSHEWQAAPRLNFTTGLRLSEFSLLGPGTYSTYDAQGDVLSSTTYPTKDKFLKTYVRLEPRLAASYELTEASTLKASYARNVQNLHLLSNSSTSLPTDLYVPTTFNVQPEAADQVSLGYYRTLGTDKTYSLTVETYYKALYNQIDYRDGTELRGNFDVEASLLYGKGRAYGVEFLLRKDLGRFTGWLGYTLSRSERQFTQINAGAWFRARQDRPNDLSVVGIYQLNPKWSFSGTFLASTGNAATFPVGKYQVAGQVVSYYGLRNADRLPDYVRLDLGATYEKPHQEGHRFRSSWAFSIYNALGRENPYSIRFQADPNDASRTQAVQTALFKRVPSATYNFSF from the coding sequence ATGCTGAAGACATTCTGTATTACCGGCCGGTGGCTGCTGTTACTATTACTATTCTGGGGGCCGGCGGCGGCCCAAACCCACATCACGCTCAGTGGCACAGTGCGCGACGCGGCCACCGGCGAGAGCCTGACCGGGGCCACCGTGCGGGTGCGCGAGCTGCCCGGCGTGGGCACCGGGGCTAATGCCTACGGCTTCTACTCGCTCACGGTGCCGGCGGGGGCTTATACGCTGGAAGCCAGCTTCGTAGGCTACGCGACGCAGACGCGGGCGCTGACCGGAGCGGGCAGCCAGCGGCTCGACTTCCGGCTCAAGCCGGGGGGTAGCGAGCTGGGTGAGGTGGTGGTGACCGGCCGTAGCGCCGAGGCCAATATCAGCAAGGCGCAGTCGGGCGTGGAAACGCTGGACATGAAGCAGATAGCCAAGGTGCCGGTGCTCTTTGGCGAGAAGGATATTATCAAAACGCTGACCTTGCTTCCGGGTATTAAAACGGCGGGGGAGGGGAGCAGCGGATTTTCGGTGCGCGGCGGAGCCGTGGACCAGAACCTGATTTTGCTCGACGAAGCGCCGGTGTATAATGCCTCGCACCTGCTGGGCTTTTTCTCCACCTTCAACTCCGATGCCGTGAAGGACGTGACGGTGTATAAGGGTGGGATGCCGGCGCAGTACGGCGGCCGGCTCTCGTCGGTGGTGGACGTGCGGATGAAGGACGGTAATAACCAAGCGCTGCACGGCAGCGGCGGTATCGGCCTTATTGCCAGCCGCCTGGCGCTGGAAGGCCCCATCTCGAAGGGGAAGGGCTCGTTTATCGTGACGGGCCGGCGCACCTACGCCGACGTGTTTCTGAAGCTCTCCCACAACGAGACGACCCGCAATTCGAGCCTATACTTTTACGACCTGAACGCCAAGGCCAACTATACCCTGGATGAGCGCAACCGGCTCTACCTCAGCGTGTACCTAGGGCGCGACGCGCTGGGACTGGCTAATACCTTCGGGCAATACTACGGCAACCGCACGGCCACGCTGCGACTTAACCACCTGTTCTCGAATCGGGTATTTTCCAATACCTCGCTCATTTACAGCAAGTACGACTACGAGATTGACATCCTGGCCAACGCCCTGAATTTTCAGATTCTTTCCAAAATTCAGGACCTGAATCTGAAGCAGGATTTTGAGTTTACGCCGAGCACGACCCAGACGCTACGGTTCGGGGCGCAGGCCATCTACCATACCATCACGCCCGGCTACGTGGTGGCCAACGATGGCTCGGGGGTGAATGGTACGGCCGACCGCACCAACTATTCGCTCGAATCGGCGGCCTACGTTTCGCACGAGTGGCAGGCCGCGCCGCGCCTCAACTTCACCACCGGGCTGCGGCTGTCGGAATTCAGCCTGCTGGGGCCGGGTACCTACTCGACCTACGACGCGCAGGGCGACGTGCTCAGCTCTACCACTTACCCGACCAAGGACAAGTTTCTGAAAACCTACGTCCGGCTAGAGCCGCGCCTAGCGGCCAGCTACGAACTCACCGAGGCCAGCACCTTGAAGGCCAGCTACGCCCGCAACGTGCAGAACCTGCACCTGCTCAGCAACAGCAGCACCTCGCTACCCACCGACCTTTACGTGCCCACCACCTTCAACGTGCAGCCCGAGGCGGCCGACCAGGTGAGCCTGGGCTACTACCGTACGCTAGGCACTGATAAAACGTATTCATTGACCGTAGAGACGTATTATAAAGCGCTTTACAACCAGATTGACTACCGCGACGGCACGGAATTGCGCGGTAATTTCGACGTGGAGGCCAGCCTGCTTTACGGTAAGGGCCGGGCCTATGGTGTCGAGTTTTTGTTACGTAAGGACCTGGGCCGCTTCACGGGCTGGCTGGGCTATACCCTGAGCCGCTCGGAGCGCCAGTTTACCCAAATCAACGCCGGGGCCTGGTTCCGGGCCCGGCAGGACCGGCCGAATGACTTGTCGGTGGTAGGCATCTACCAGCTTAATCCGAAGTGGAGCTTCTCGGGTACCTTTCTGGCCAGCACTGGCAACGCGGCTACCTTCCCGGTAGGTAAGTACCAGGTGGCCGGGCAGGTAGTGAGTTACTATGGCCTGCGCAACGCCGACCGCCTACCTGACTACGTGCGCCTCGACCTGGGCGCAACCTACGAAAAGCCCCACCAGGAAGGCCACCGCTTCCGCAGCAGCTGGGCGTTTTCCATCTACAACGCGCTGGGCCGCGAAAACCCGTATAGCATCCGCTTCCAGGCCGACCCCAACGACGCCAGCCGCACTCAGGCCGTGCAGACGGCGTTGTTTAAGCGGGTGCCCTCGGCCACGTATAATTTTAGCTTTTAA
- a CDS encoding alpha/beta hydrolase: MRTLLVVWLVLIGACPVTWAQSKPLVLPLWAGGAPGFESRRNEPEQAKDYWVKNIHNPSITVFLPPKEKATGAAAVICPGGGHRELVYTAEGVEPAQFLTSIGVAAIVLKYRLSREENSPYSLDKHPRQDAYRAMRLVRSHAAEWGIDPNRVGMLGFSAGGEVVAMVAYADGKGDAQASDPIDRLPGKPNFQLLIYPGPLGIPDAVDASAPPAFLLAANNDVCCSPPIVKLLQAYRLAHVPVEVHLYAQGSHGFNMGYRSKLASLRAWPQRMADWLADNNFLDTDPAHRHQE, translated from the coding sequence ATGCGCACGCTCTTGGTTGTTTGGTTGGTGCTGATAGGTGCGTGCCCGGTGACGTGGGCGCAGTCCAAGCCACTGGTGCTGCCCCTGTGGGCGGGCGGCGCGCCCGGCTTCGAGAGCCGGCGCAACGAGCCCGAGCAGGCCAAGGACTACTGGGTCAAAAATATTCACAACCCGTCCATTACCGTTTTCCTACCCCCCAAGGAGAAGGCGACGGGCGCGGCGGCGGTTATTTGTCCGGGTGGGGGCCACCGCGAGCTGGTATATACGGCCGAAGGCGTGGAGCCCGCCCAGTTTTTGACCAGTATCGGCGTGGCGGCTATCGTGCTCAAGTATCGGCTGAGCCGCGAAGAAAACTCGCCCTACTCGCTCGACAAACACCCCCGGCAGGATGCCTACCGCGCCATGCGCCTGGTGCGCAGCCACGCCGCGGAGTGGGGCATCGACCCGAACCGCGTGGGAATGCTGGGCTTTTCGGCCGGCGGCGAAGTGGTGGCGATGGTAGCCTACGCCGATGGGAAGGGCGATGCCCAGGCCAGCGACCCCATCGACCGCCTTCCCGGCAAGCCCAATTTTCAGCTGCTCATCTACCCTGGCCCCCTGGGCATTCCCGACGCGGTTGATGCCTCGGCTCCGCCCGCTTTTTTGCTGGCCGCCAACAACGACGTTTGCTGCTCGCCGCCCATCGTGAAGCTGCTACAAGCCTACCGCCTGGCGCACGTGCCCGTGGAGGTGCATCTCTATGCGCAGGGCAGCCACGGGTTCAATATGGGCTACCGCTCCAAGCTGGCTTCCCTGCGGGCGTGGCCGCAGCGCATGGCCGACTGGCTGGCTGATAACAACTTCCTGGATACCGACCCGGCCCACCGGCACCAGGAATAA
- a CDS encoding DUF4249 domain-containing protein, which produces MRYLPTPLRLVALALLLAATGCEKVINLNLKTSPSQLVIEGNLVDDGRPCQVSLSTSTNYTDANTFAPVSKAVLTLSDDAGGLETLREATPGQYVGATLTGVPGRTYTLRVETGGVAYVALCKLPAPVVPFGQLSTQLSAFGMDNVQAVVDFNDPPGLGNSYLFRQYRNGRLNPALFPLNDKFTDGKHVSQSLRAQGGGADDPNDLNKLVSGDSLRVEMQNIDPAVYEYFRTLNQIVTAGGAPTTTPANPASNFSGGALGYFSAHSRRVLTIKVP; this is translated from the coding sequence ATGCGGTATCTTCCTACCCCCCTGCGCCTGGTCGCCCTGGCCCTGCTGCTGGCCGCCACTGGCTGCGAGAAAGTTATCAACCTGAACCTAAAAACCTCGCCCTCGCAGCTCGTTATTGAGGGCAACCTGGTGGACGACGGCCGCCCCTGCCAGGTGAGCCTGAGTACTTCTACCAATTATACCGATGCCAATACGTTCGCGCCCGTCAGCAAAGCGGTTCTCACGCTGAGCGACGACGCGGGCGGCCTCGAAACACTGCGCGAAGCTACCCCCGGCCAGTACGTGGGCGCTACCCTGACGGGCGTGCCGGGCCGCACCTACACGCTGCGCGTTGAAACCGGCGGCGTGGCCTACGTGGCCCTTTGCAAACTGCCCGCGCCGGTGGTGCCATTCGGGCAGCTCAGCACTCAGCTCAGCGCTTTTGGAATGGATAATGTTCAGGCCGTGGTGGATTTCAATGACCCGCCGGGACTCGGCAACAGCTACCTGTTTCGGCAGTACCGCAACGGCCGGCTCAATCCCGCCTTATTCCCACTAAACGACAAGTTTACCGACGGCAAGCACGTCAGCCAGTCGCTGCGCGCGCAGGGCGGCGGGGCCGATGACCCCAACGACCTCAACAAGCTGGTCTCGGGCGACAGCCTGCGGGTAGAAATGCAGAATATTGACCCCGCCGTGTATGAATATTTCCGCACCCTTAACCAGATTGTAACCGCGGGCGGTGCACCGACTACCACGCCGGCCAATCCGGCCTCCAATTTTTCGGGTGGGGCGCTGGGGTATTTTAGCGCCCACTCGCGCCGGGTACTCACCATCAAGGTGCCGTAG
- a CDS encoding NIPSNAP family protein gives MKKQFLFLLFLACCVRLAGATPPPAERPAYLELKVYHLKTSRQEALIDSFLQHQYLPVMRAAGIAPVGAFKPIGNDTAADRRVYVLTSYASLKQWEQVQKTAVPKLLAAGGAYENAPYNNPAYTRLETIFIKAFDDMTGLLAPKLDAPKSERVYELRSYESASEKIFRNKVQMFNAGGEIKLFDRLGFNGIFYGEVLLGAHMPNLMYMTSFANMPAREAHWKTFGADPEWKRLSALPEYQNNVAHIDIVFLHPTPYSGL, from the coding sequence ATGAAAAAACAATTCCTGTTCCTCCTCTTCCTCGCTTGTTGCGTCCGGCTGGCCGGCGCTACTCCCCCGCCCGCCGAGCGCCCCGCGTACCTGGAGCTGAAGGTGTACCACCTCAAAACTTCGCGCCAGGAAGCGCTGATTGACAGCTTTTTGCAGCATCAGTACCTGCCCGTCATGCGGGCGGCGGGCATTGCACCCGTCGGCGCGTTCAAGCCCATTGGCAACGACACGGCCGCCGACCGGCGCGTGTACGTGCTCACGTCCTACGCATCGCTGAAGCAGTGGGAGCAGGTGCAAAAAACGGCCGTGCCCAAGCTGCTGGCCGCCGGCGGGGCCTACGAAAACGCGCCCTACAACAACCCCGCCTACACCCGCCTGGAAACTATTTTTATCAAGGCTTTTGATGACATGACCGGCCTGCTGGCTCCCAAGCTCGACGCGCCCAAAAGCGAGCGCGTGTACGAGCTGCGCAGCTACGAGAGCGCAAGCGAGAAGATATTTCGCAATAAGGTGCAGATGTTCAACGCGGGCGGCGAAATTAAGCTTTTCGACCGGCTCGGCTTCAACGGTATTTTCTACGGCGAAGTCCTGCTCGGAGCCCACATGCCGAACTTAATGTACATGACTTCCTTTGCCAATATGCCGGCCCGCGAGGCGCACTGGAAAACCTTCGGGGCCGACCCGGAATGGAAAAGGCTCTCGGCCCTGCCCGAATATCAAAACAACGTGGCGCACATCGACATCGTGTTTTTGCACCCTACCCCCTATTCGGGGCTGTAA
- a CDS encoding DUF3601 domain-containing protein, whose protein sequence is MPAAQTLTSGKRYRVVAAFVDYDRQLHPIGETWTFECTNFLPYEDGLTLHVIANGLPVVYRLQQRPEEQAALIENFTDFVVPC, encoded by the coding sequence ATGCCTGCCGCACAAACACTTACGTCAGGAAAGCGCTACCGGGTAGTGGCAGCCTTTGTTGACTACGACCGCCAACTGCACCCCATCGGCGAAACCTGGACGTTTGAATGCACCAACTTCTTACCCTACGAGGATGGGCTGACGCTGCACGTAATTGCCAACGGCCTACCAGTGGTATACCGGCTGCAACAACGGCCCGAAGAACAGGCCGCGCTCATTGAAAATTTTACCGATTTCGTCGTTCCCTGCTGA
- a CDS encoding GH1 family beta-glucosidase, translating into MSDNSILTIQRPLALPPAFFPATTPPTYSRRDFGSAFHWGAACAAYQVEGAWQQQGKGPSIWDEFTRREGAIARGEHARVGTDFFTRYEADLDLAQGLGLTDFRFSAAWARVLPEGTGSINRRGLDFYDRLVDACLERDLRPWLTVYHWDLPLALQQRGGWTNRAAVDWLADYAQVLARRLGDRVGHWLVLNEPMVFVGAGHLLGVHAPGRRSLPAFLAAAHHATLAQAEGGRALRAVLPATARIGTTFSCSYVVPARPGHAGSEAAARRVDALLNRFFAEPALGLGYPTAELPALGWLLRRYHQAGDDQRMQFGFDFWGVQNYTREVVRRAPWLPLLGAALVPAKKRGVPASEMGWEIYPESVYEMLKQYAAYPGAPELVVTESGAAFVDEPRAGRVPDVARRAYLQAAIGQVLRARREGIRVNGYFPWSFTDNFEWAEGYRPRFGLVHVDYETQERIIKDSGRWYGEFLAGAPVEVAPSAAASASAAAPGSS; encoded by the coding sequence ATGTCCGACAATTCTATCCTAACTATCCAGCGCCCGCTGGCCCTACCCCCGGCTTTCTTCCCAGCTACCACACCGCCCACGTATTCGCGCCGGGATTTTGGCTCCGCTTTTCACTGGGGTGCGGCCTGCGCGGCCTACCAGGTGGAAGGGGCTTGGCAGCAGCAGGGCAAAGGCCCGAGTATCTGGGATGAGTTTACGCGCCGGGAAGGAGCCATTGCACGGGGCGAGCACGCGCGGGTCGGCACCGATTTTTTCACCCGCTACGAAGCTGATTTGGATTTGGCCCAGGGCCTGGGGCTGACCGATTTTCGTTTTTCGGCGGCCTGGGCGCGGGTGCTGCCCGAGGGCACGGGTAGCATCAACCGGCGCGGCCTTGACTTCTACGACCGCCTCGTGGATGCCTGCCTGGAGCGCGACCTGCGTCCCTGGCTCACCGTGTACCATTGGGATTTGCCGCTGGCTTTGCAGCAGCGCGGCGGCTGGACCAACCGCGCCGCCGTGGACTGGCTGGCCGACTACGCGCAGGTGCTGGCCCGCCGCCTCGGCGACCGGGTAGGGCACTGGCTGGTGCTGAACGAGCCGATGGTGTTCGTGGGCGCGGGCCACCTGCTGGGCGTGCACGCGCCCGGCCGGCGCAGCCTGCCGGCGTTTCTGGCGGCGGCCCACCACGCCACCCTGGCCCAGGCCGAGGGGGGTAGGGCGCTGCGGGCGGTGCTGCCGGCCACGGCCCGCATCGGCACCACGTTCTCGTGCTCCTACGTGGTGCCTGCCCGGCCCGGCCACGCGGGCAGCGAGGCCGCCGCCCGCCGCGTCGATGCCCTGCTCAACCGCTTTTTCGCCGAGCCGGCCCTCGGCCTGGGCTACCCCACGGCCGAGCTGCCGGCCCTGGGCTGGCTGCTGCGCCGCTACCACCAGGCCGGCGACGACCAGCGCATGCAGTTCGGCTTCGACTTCTGGGGCGTGCAGAACTACACCCGCGAGGTAGTGCGCCGCGCGCCCTGGCTGCCGCTGCTGGGTGCGGCCCTGGTGCCGGCCAAAAAGCGCGGCGTGCCCGCCTCGGAAATGGGCTGGGAGATTTACCCCGAATCGGTGTACGAGATGCTGAAGCAATACGCCGCCTACCCCGGCGCGCCTGAGCTGGTCGTCACGGAGTCGGGCGCTGCCTTCGTGGATGAGCCCCGCGCGGGCCGCGTGCCCGACGTGGCGCGCCGGGCGTATTTGCAGGCGGCCATCGGGCAGGTGCTGCGGGCGCGGCGCGAAGGCATCCGGGTCAACGGCTACTTTCCGTGGAGCTTCACCGATAATTTTGAGTGGGCCGAGGGCTACCGCCCGCGCTTCGGCCTGGTGCACGTCGATTATGAAACCCAGGAGCGCATTATAAAAGACTCGGGGCGCTGGTACGGCGAATTTTTGGCCGGCGCGCCGGTTGAGGTGGCACCTTCAGCCGCCGCTAGCGCGTCAGCAGCAGCTCCCGGCAGCTCATAA
- a CDS encoding DNA polymerase beta superfamily protein encodes MTARISAALAALEAERGIRIVYACESGSRAWGFASPDSDYDVRFLYCYPSAWYLRLDEGPDTLSFPIDNELDLSGWELRKALRLLRGSNAALFEWLQSPVVYHENSGFRASLTPLLPLAFNLKAGLHHYLGQLRRGVEEEMVGPEVRLKRLFYALRAALAARWIRERHALPPMEFALLRKLLPTDLEGVVTELLAQKTLATEKTMVGCPVALTAFLAAEYTAGQAAREALPVARTQELLTQVLDELLRTWVG; translated from the coding sequence ATGACCGCCCGCATTTCGGCCGCCCTGGCTGCGCTCGAAGCTGAGCGTGGCATCCGCATTGTCTACGCCTGCGAGTCGGGTAGCCGGGCTTGGGGCTTTGCCTCGCCCGATTCCGACTACGACGTGCGCTTTCTCTATTGCTACCCCTCGGCCTGGTACCTGCGCCTCGATGAAGGCCCCGACACGCTCAGCTTCCCGATTGATAACGAGCTGGACCTCAGCGGCTGGGAGCTACGTAAGGCCCTGCGCCTGCTGCGCGGCTCCAACGCGGCCCTGTTCGAGTGGCTGCAATCGCCGGTGGTCTATCACGAGAACTCCGGCTTCCGGGCCAGCCTAACCCCGCTACTACCCCTCGCTTTTAACCTGAAGGCCGGCCTGCACCACTACCTGGGCCAGCTGCGGCGCGGGGTAGAGGAGGAGATGGTGGGGCCTGAAGTACGCCTCAAGCGCTTGTTCTACGCCCTGCGCGCGGCTCTGGCCGCCCGCTGGATACGCGAGCGGCACGCGCTGCCGCCAATGGAGTTTGCGTTGCTGCGCAAGTTGCTACCAACTGATTTAGAGGGGGTAGTGACTGAATTATTAGCCCAGAAAACACTTGCCACGGAAAAAACAATGGTAGGCTGCCCGGTGGCATTGACCGCGTTTTTGGCCGCCGAGTATACGGCCGGGCAGGCGGCGCGGGAGGCGCTGCCAGTGGCGCGAACCCAGGAGCTGCTAACGCAAGTGCTGGATGAGCTGCTGCGGACGTGGGTCGGGTAG
- a CDS encoding VOC family protein, with protein sequence MRNYLLLLALLLSTALPRKAAAQAPTPAVLNHIALYVVDLQKSADFYKKALLLPEIPEPFKDGRHVWLRIGPHSQLHIIQGNKPQDHDINTHLAFSVPNLASFMAHLDKLGMRYGNWKSEPHKTTPRPDGVNQIYLQDPDGFWLEVNDDKF encoded by the coding sequence ATGCGCAACTACCTGCTGCTACTTGCCCTGCTGCTAAGCACGGCCCTTCCCAGAAAAGCCGCCGCTCAGGCCCCAACGCCAGCCGTGCTCAACCACATTGCGCTGTACGTGGTGGACTTGCAGAAAAGCGCCGATTTCTACAAAAAAGCGCTGCTGCTGCCGGAGATACCGGAGCCCTTCAAGGACGGTCGGCACGTGTGGCTGCGCATCGGGCCGCATAGCCAACTACATATCATTCAAGGGAATAAGCCGCAGGACCACGACATTAATACCCACCTGGCTTTCAGCGTGCCCAACCTGGCCAGCTTCATGGCGCACCTCGATAAGCTCGGCATGCGCTACGGCAACTGGAAAAGCGAGCCGCATAAAACGACGCCCCGGCCCGATGGCGTGAATCAGATTTACTTACAGGACCCCGATGGTTTCTGGCTGGAGGTAAACGACGACAAGTTTTAA